In Panicum virgatum strain AP13 chromosome 4N, P.virgatum_v5, whole genome shotgun sequence, a single window of DNA contains:
- the LOC120669992 gene encoding uncharacterized protein LOC120669992: protein MAEQLEVVGESYGGVGNSNSEDDEGPKVYSAGLTHEAIHSHSWRPSGPSWLWISKASAVEGVGFPARQEEVRRLGHLARRVRRVGPPPPLNKPFVAALKEGAMARRAPPLQRIGKRRPDFEDWMEEDDLLDNPREQDLRHKLQRGNREPPSRDWRSEGRHRDLRAPTPLQSARGSNHRGAPPPNARGSMGGDLRGGQTLEEDHHPTLEAAKVPPNPRSDKPKALGSVVEGF, encoded by the exons ATGGCAGAACAGCTTGAGGTGGTGGGGGAATCCTATGGTGGGGTGGGGAATTCGAATTCGGAGGATGACGAAGGCCCAAAGGTCTACAGTGCTGGGCTTACGCATGAGGCGATCCATTCCCACTCGTGGAGACCTAGCGGCCCAAGTTGGCTCTGGATCTCCAAGGCGAGTGCAGTGGAGGGGGTTGGATTTCCAGCCCGCCAGGAGGAGGTGCGCCGCCTTGGGCATCTTGCGCGGCGGGTTCGTCGAGTTGGTCCACCACCGCCGCTGAACAAACCGTTCGTGGCTGCTCTCAAGGAGGGAGCGATGGcgaggagggcgccgccgctgcagagGATTGGTAAGCGTCGCCCGGACTTCGAGGATTGGATGGAGGAGGATGATTTGTTGGACAATCCCAGAGAGCAGGATCTTCGCCACAAGTTGCAACGCGGGAATCGGGAGCCTCCATCGAGGGATTGGAGATCTGAAGGACGACACAGGGATTTGCGGGCTCCAACCCCCCTGCAATCTGCTCGGGGGAGCAATCACAGAGGGGCTCCTCCGCCTAACGCTCGTGGCTCCATGGGAGGGGACCTTCGTGGGGGACAGACGCTGGAGGAAGATCATCACCCAACCCTTGAGGCAGCGAAAGTTCCACCAAATCCCAGAAGTGATAAACCTAAAG CATTGGGCTCTGTTGTCGAAGGCTTCTGA
- the LOC120670151 gene encoding protein-tyrosine sulfotransferase-like isoform X2, translating to MTTRVLTKSRAVSTLDIWPWKYLVPWMREDLFARRGARVDKMHSSKKVNAYDVEDMVMPLHEYINDPVAHEIIHNGATFQITGLTNNSYFNGAHEVRHCVRQHPDLGHIVLEVAKNRLDQMLYVGLTEDHEESARLFAHMVGAQVLSQSGTLNLDLKEDLPSENDPHPSMVEPEEEERNEHLNSTHGWQNNEALNSTSDEQGNRNMTVGKLMEAYETCIARLRNSQSNRRKISLKKVAEANFSKEARKLVPEAILKQIISLNSLDMELYDHAKKIFTQEHLMLKAQQTVVGPHRQLAEQNGWTDIICSDGICSPWMVVMLGLGIAAIIALLSFAVTTRRTSKLKV from the exons ATGACTACCCGTGTGTTAACAAAGTCTCGTGCTGTGAGTACTTTGGACATCTGGCCTTGGAAGTACTTGGTTCCATGGATGAGAGAAGATCTGTTTGCTAGG AGAGGTGCCAGGGTTGACAAAATGCATAGTAGCAAGAAGGTTAATGCATATGATGTGGAGGATATGGTTATGCCATTGCATGAGTACATCAATGATCCAGTTGCCCATGAAATCATTCATAATGGCGCTACCTTTCAG ATTACTGGGCTAACAAACAATTCATACTTTAATGGAGCACATGAGGTTCGACATTGTGTCAGACAGCATCCAGATCTTGGTCATATTGTGCTAGAAGTTGCTAAG AATAGGCTGGACCAAATGCTGTATGTAGGACTTACGGAGGATCATGAAGAATCCGCGAGGTTGTTTGCTCATATGGTAGGAGCGCAGGTGCTTTCACAGTCAGGGACATTGAACTTAGATCTGAAGGAAGATCTACCCAGTGAGAATG ACCCTCATCCATCAATggtggagccggaggaagaagaacgaAATGAACATCTG AATAGCACCCATGGTTGGCAAAATAATGAAGCCCTGAACTCCACGAGCGATGAACAAGGAAACAGAAAT ATGACTGTTGGGAAATTGATGGAAGCTTATGAAACTTGCATTGCTAGACTGCGGAATTCTCAATCTAACCGTCGTAAGATATCCCTAAAGAAAGTTGCAGAGGCAAACTTTTCAAAAGAG GCACGGAAGCTGGTACCTGAGGCAATATTGAAGCAAATTATCTCGTTGAACAGCCTTGACATGGAACTTTATGATCATGCTAAGAAAATTTTTACCCAGGAACATCTGATGCTTAAAGCTCAACAAACTGTGGTGGGACCTCACAGACAGCTGGCAGAACAAAAT GGCTGGACAGACATCATCTGCAGCGACGGGATTTGCTCTCCTTGGATGGTAGTCATGCTTGGCCTAGGGATCGCAGCGATCATAGCTCTACTCTCATTTGCTGTAACGACGAGAAGAACGTCAAAACTTAAGGTTTAA